Proteins co-encoded in one Apis mellifera strain DH4 linkage group LG15, Amel_HAv3.1, whole genome shotgun sequence genomic window:
- the LOC409573 gene encoding zinc finger protein 260 isoform X1, whose amino-acid sequence MVKGNTSMALESNGNNVVWLNTTRPDQIQQSQPIEQPVKCSMFTQTEQTNSFTQTEQSNSSYGDQRQQQAAMFDPQQIQQQQAAQGQQSQQQQSQQMYVTTDKKEDKSQQQSATADFPFYYNVNMLQKVQTNAVSTIGAITTDDKGCYRFDVQPVGYNTLLNQMSIAAATNATFKCDICGLVFGHMSLLNHHKRIHNTTPSNLQQQPQQVVVQTPTTVTVATTPERPYTCDVCGACFALPGELKSHKTNMHQKPKVQICEDCGSEDPCEHHPTKIKKTIKPGHHPVKRRGVTSVTKCHKCNGTGIIFIGKHDEKLDSGISSLAKCGGCKATGRIIIGSGKQNSQNQAEKPFHCNVCDGTFSRYSSLWSHKRLHSGDKPFKCEVCGLAFAKAAYLKNHGRVHTGEKPFKCSVCGMQFSQSPHLKNHERIHSGERPYQCEVCEKTFARHSTLWNHRRIHTGEKPYRCNICGSAFNQATHLKNHAKVHTGEKPHRCDICEIGFSDRFALKRHRAIHEKYGQTARNQNANNPSNAQQANASNQQQQQQQQQQPQQAQQGQQVVVVNATTPVTVSQGQGQAVMLEEVYKCQVTFPEPK is encoded by the exons AT GGTCAAAGGCAACACATCAATGGCCCTAGAATCAAATGGCAACAACGTGGTGTGGTTGAACACAACCCGTCCTGATCAAATACAACAG AGCCAACCAATCGAGCAGCCAGTGAAGTGTTCCATGTTTACTCAAACCGAGCAAACCAATAGTTTTACTCAGACGGAGCAGAGCAATTCAAGCTACGGCGATCAGAGACag CAGCAAGCAGCCATGTTTGATCCACAACAAATACAGCAGCAACAAGCTGCTCAAGGTCAACAATCGCAGCAGCAACAATCTCAACAGATGTATGTTACGACAGACAAGAAAGAGGACAAATCCCAGCAGCAATCAGCAACTGCGGACTTCCCTTTCTATTACAATGTCAACATGCTTCAAAAGGTTCAAACAAATGCGGTGAGCACAATTGGTGCGATCACAACTGACGACAAGGGTTGTTATCGTTTTGATGTGCAACCTGTCGGTTATAACACATTATTGAATCAGATGAGTATTGCGGCTGCTACCAATGCGACCTTCAAATGTGACATTTGTGGTTTGGTCTTTGGACATATGAGTTTGCTGAATCATCACAAACGGATTCATAATACAACACCTAGTAATCTTCAACAACAACCACAACAAGTTGTTGTACAAACACCTACAACAGTTACTGTTGCAACTACACCAGAAAGACCATATACCTGTGATGTGTGTGGAGCTTGTTTTGCATTACCAGGAGAATTAAAGAGCCATAAGACAAATATGCACCAAAAGCCAAAAGTGCAAATTTGCGAAGATTGTGGCAGTGAAGACCCCTGTGAACATCAtcctacaaaaattaaaaaaa ctATCAAGCCTGGTCATCATCCTGTGAAACGAAGGGGTGTTACCAGTGTAACTAAATGCCATAAATGTAATGGCacaggaataatttttattg GTAAACACGACGAAAAACTAGATTCTGGAATCAGTTCCCTCGCAAAGTGTGGCGGCTGCAAGGCAACAGGCCGCATCATCATAGGAA GTGGTAAACAGAACAGTCAAAATCAAGCAGAGAAGCCATTTCATTGTAATGTGTGTGATGGAACATTCTCCAGATATTCGTCACTTTGGTCCCATAAGAGACTCCATTCTGGAGATAAACCATTCAAGTGTGAAGTTTGTGGTTTGGCTTTTGCAAAag ctGCCTATCTAAAAAATCATGGACGAGTGCATACTGGTGAAAAACCATTCAAATGTAGTGTTTGTGGTATGCAGTTCTCGCAAAGTCCTCATTTAAAGAATCATGAAAGAATTCATTCTGGTGAACGTCCTTATCAGTGTGAAGTGTGTGAAAAAACATTCGCCAGACATTCAACTCTTTGGAATCATAGAAGAATTCATACCGGTGAAAAACCTTATAGATGTAATATATGTGGTTCGGCCTTTAATCAAGCTACACATCTGAAAAATCATGCAAAAGTTCATACTGGTGAAAAACCACACAg atGTGATATATGTGAGATTGGATTTTCCGACCGCTTTGCATTAAAGCGTCATCGTGCAATTCATGAAAAGTACGGTCAAACTGCTCGAAATCAGAATGCGAATAATCCAAGTAACGCACAGCAAGCGAATGCGAGTAatcagcagcaacaacaacagcaacaacagcagccCCAACAAGCTCAGCAAGGTCAACAGGTTGTTGTAGTGAATGCCACAACTCCTGTTACAGTGAGTCAAGGTCAAGGGCAAGCGGTAATGCTCGAAGAAGTCTACAAGTGTCAGGTGACCTTCCCAGAGCCTAAATGA
- the LOC409573 gene encoding zinc finger protein 260 isoform X2 has translation MVKGNTSMALESNGNNVVWLNTTRPDQIQQSQPIEQPVKCSMFTQTEQTNSFTQTEQSNSSYGDQRQQAAMFDPQQIQQQQAAQGQQSQQQQSQQMYVTTDKKEDKSQQQSATADFPFYYNVNMLQKVQTNAVSTIGAITTDDKGCYRFDVQPVGYNTLLNQMSIAAATNATFKCDICGLVFGHMSLLNHHKRIHNTTPSNLQQQPQQVVVQTPTTVTVATTPERPYTCDVCGACFALPGELKSHKTNMHQKPKVQICEDCGSEDPCEHHPTKIKKTIKPGHHPVKRRGVTSVTKCHKCNGTGIIFIGKHDEKLDSGISSLAKCGGCKATGRIIIGSGKQNSQNQAEKPFHCNVCDGTFSRYSSLWSHKRLHSGDKPFKCEVCGLAFAKAAYLKNHGRVHTGEKPFKCSVCGMQFSQSPHLKNHERIHSGERPYQCEVCEKTFARHSTLWNHRRIHTGEKPYRCNICGSAFNQATHLKNHAKVHTGEKPHRCDICEIGFSDRFALKRHRAIHEKYGQTARNQNANNPSNAQQANASNQQQQQQQQQQPQQAQQGQQVVVVNATTPVTVSQGQGQAVMLEEVYKCQVTFPEPK, from the exons AT GGTCAAAGGCAACACATCAATGGCCCTAGAATCAAATGGCAACAACGTGGTGTGGTTGAACACAACCCGTCCTGATCAAATACAACAG AGCCAACCAATCGAGCAGCCAGTGAAGTGTTCCATGTTTACTCAAACCGAGCAAACCAATAGTTTTACTCAGACGGAGCAGAGCAATTCAAGCTACGGCGATCAGAGACag CAAGCAGCCATGTTTGATCCACAACAAATACAGCAGCAACAAGCTGCTCAAGGTCAACAATCGCAGCAGCAACAATCTCAACAGATGTATGTTACGACAGACAAGAAAGAGGACAAATCCCAGCAGCAATCAGCAACTGCGGACTTCCCTTTCTATTACAATGTCAACATGCTTCAAAAGGTTCAAACAAATGCGGTGAGCACAATTGGTGCGATCACAACTGACGACAAGGGTTGTTATCGTTTTGATGTGCAACCTGTCGGTTATAACACATTATTGAATCAGATGAGTATTGCGGCTGCTACCAATGCGACCTTCAAATGTGACATTTGTGGTTTGGTCTTTGGACATATGAGTTTGCTGAATCATCACAAACGGATTCATAATACAACACCTAGTAATCTTCAACAACAACCACAACAAGTTGTTGTACAAACACCTACAACAGTTACTGTTGCAACTACACCAGAAAGACCATATACCTGTGATGTGTGTGGAGCTTGTTTTGCATTACCAGGAGAATTAAAGAGCCATAAGACAAATATGCACCAAAAGCCAAAAGTGCAAATTTGCGAAGATTGTGGCAGTGAAGACCCCTGTGAACATCAtcctacaaaaattaaaaaaa ctATCAAGCCTGGTCATCATCCTGTGAAACGAAGGGGTGTTACCAGTGTAACTAAATGCCATAAATGTAATGGCacaggaataatttttattg GTAAACACGACGAAAAACTAGATTCTGGAATCAGTTCCCTCGCAAAGTGTGGCGGCTGCAAGGCAACAGGCCGCATCATCATAGGAA GTGGTAAACAGAACAGTCAAAATCAAGCAGAGAAGCCATTTCATTGTAATGTGTGTGATGGAACATTCTCCAGATATTCGTCACTTTGGTCCCATAAGAGACTCCATTCTGGAGATAAACCATTCAAGTGTGAAGTTTGTGGTTTGGCTTTTGCAAAag ctGCCTATCTAAAAAATCATGGACGAGTGCATACTGGTGAAAAACCATTCAAATGTAGTGTTTGTGGTATGCAGTTCTCGCAAAGTCCTCATTTAAAGAATCATGAAAGAATTCATTCTGGTGAACGTCCTTATCAGTGTGAAGTGTGTGAAAAAACATTCGCCAGACATTCAACTCTTTGGAATCATAGAAGAATTCATACCGGTGAAAAACCTTATAGATGTAATATATGTGGTTCGGCCTTTAATCAAGCTACACATCTGAAAAATCATGCAAAAGTTCATACTGGTGAAAAACCACACAg atGTGATATATGTGAGATTGGATTTTCCGACCGCTTTGCATTAAAGCGTCATCGTGCAATTCATGAAAAGTACGGTCAAACTGCTCGAAATCAGAATGCGAATAATCCAAGTAACGCACAGCAAGCGAATGCGAGTAatcagcagcaacaacaacagcaacaacagcagccCCAACAAGCTCAGCAAGGTCAACAGGTTGTTGTAGTGAATGCCACAACTCCTGTTACAGTGAGTCAAGGTCAAGGGCAAGCGGTAATGCTCGAAGAAGTCTACAAGTGTCAGGTGACCTTCCCAGAGCCTAAATGA
- the LOC409573 gene encoding zinc finger protein 2 homolog isoform X4 — translation MVKGNTSMALESNGNNVVWLNTTRPDQIQQSQPIEQPVKCSMFTQTEQTNSFTQTEQSNSSYGDQRQQQAAMFDPQQIQQQQAAQGQQSQQQQSQQMYVTTDKKEDKSQQQSATADFPFYYNVNMLQKVQTNAMSIAAATNATFKCDICGLVFGHMSLLNHHKRIHNTTPSNLQQQPQQVVVQTPTTVTVATTPERPYTCDVCGACFALPGELKSHKTNMHQKPKVQICEDCGSEDPCEHHPTKIKKTIKPGHHPVKRRGVTSVTKCHKCNGTGIIFIGKHDEKLDSGISSLAKCGGCKATGRIIIGSGKQNSQNQAEKPFHCNVCDGTFSRYSSLWSHKRLHSGDKPFKCEVCGLAFAKAAYLKNHGRVHTGEKPFKCSVCGMQFSQSPHLKNHERIHSGERPYQCEVCEKTFARHSTLWNHRRIHTGEKPYRCNICGSAFNQATHLKNHAKVHTGEKPHRCDICEIGFSDRFALKRHRAIHEKYGQTARNQNANNPSNAQQANASNQQQQQQQQQQPQQAQQGQQVVVVNATTPVTVSQGQGQAVMLEEVYKCQVTFPEPK, via the exons AT GGTCAAAGGCAACACATCAATGGCCCTAGAATCAAATGGCAACAACGTGGTGTGGTTGAACACAACCCGTCCTGATCAAATACAACAG AGCCAACCAATCGAGCAGCCAGTGAAGTGTTCCATGTTTACTCAAACCGAGCAAACCAATAGTTTTACTCAGACGGAGCAGAGCAATTCAAGCTACGGCGATCAGAGACag CAGCAAGCAGCCATGTTTGATCCACAACAAATACAGCAGCAACAAGCTGCTCAAGGTCAACAATCGCAGCAGCAACAATCTCAACAGATGTATGTTACGACAGACAAGAAAGAGGACAAATCCCAGCAGCAATCAGCAACTGCGGACTTCCCTTTCTATTACAATGTCAACATGCTTCAAAAGGTTCAAACAAATGCG ATGAGTATTGCGGCTGCTACCAATGCGACCTTCAAATGTGACATTTGTGGTTTGGTCTTTGGACATATGAGTTTGCTGAATCATCACAAACGGATTCATAATACAACACCTAGTAATCTTCAACAACAACCACAACAAGTTGTTGTACAAACACCTACAACAGTTACTGTTGCAACTACACCAGAAAGACCATATACCTGTGATGTGTGTGGAGCTTGTTTTGCATTACCAGGAGAATTAAAGAGCCATAAGACAAATATGCACCAAAAGCCAAAAGTGCAAATTTGCGAAGATTGTGGCAGTGAAGACCCCTGTGAACATCAtcctacaaaaattaaaaaaa ctATCAAGCCTGGTCATCATCCTGTGAAACGAAGGGGTGTTACCAGTGTAACTAAATGCCATAAATGTAATGGCacaggaataatttttattg GTAAACACGACGAAAAACTAGATTCTGGAATCAGTTCCCTCGCAAAGTGTGGCGGCTGCAAGGCAACAGGCCGCATCATCATAGGAA GTGGTAAACAGAACAGTCAAAATCAAGCAGAGAAGCCATTTCATTGTAATGTGTGTGATGGAACATTCTCCAGATATTCGTCACTTTGGTCCCATAAGAGACTCCATTCTGGAGATAAACCATTCAAGTGTGAAGTTTGTGGTTTGGCTTTTGCAAAag ctGCCTATCTAAAAAATCATGGACGAGTGCATACTGGTGAAAAACCATTCAAATGTAGTGTTTGTGGTATGCAGTTCTCGCAAAGTCCTCATTTAAAGAATCATGAAAGAATTCATTCTGGTGAACGTCCTTATCAGTGTGAAGTGTGTGAAAAAACATTCGCCAGACATTCAACTCTTTGGAATCATAGAAGAATTCATACCGGTGAAAAACCTTATAGATGTAATATATGTGGTTCGGCCTTTAATCAAGCTACACATCTGAAAAATCATGCAAAAGTTCATACTGGTGAAAAACCACACAg atGTGATATATGTGAGATTGGATTTTCCGACCGCTTTGCATTAAAGCGTCATCGTGCAATTCATGAAAAGTACGGTCAAACTGCTCGAAATCAGAATGCGAATAATCCAAGTAACGCACAGCAAGCGAATGCGAGTAatcagcagcaacaacaacagcaacaacagcagccCCAACAAGCTCAGCAAGGTCAACAGGTTGTTGTAGTGAATGCCACAACTCCTGTTACAGTGAGTCAAGGTCAAGGGCAAGCGGTAATGCTCGAAGAAGTCTACAAGTGTCAGGTGACCTTCCCAGAGCCTAAATGA
- the LOC409573 gene encoding zinc finger protein 723 isoform X3, which translates to MVKGNTSMALESNGNNVVWLNTTRPDQIQQSQPIEQPVKCSMFTQTEQTNSFTQTEQSNSSYGDQRQQQAAMFDPQQIQQQQAAQGQQSQQQQSQQMYVTTDKKEDKSQQQSATADFPFYYNVNMLQKVQTNAVSTIGAITTDDKGCYRFDVQPVGYNTLLNQMSIAAATNATFKCDICGLVFGHMSLLNHHKRIHNTTPSNLQQQPQQVVVQTPTTVTVATTPERPYTCDVCGACFALPGELKSHKTNMHQKPKVQICEDCGSEDPCEHHPTKIKKTIKPGHHPVKRRGVTSVTKCHKCNGTGIIFIGGKQNSQNQAEKPFHCNVCDGTFSRYSSLWSHKRLHSGDKPFKCEVCGLAFAKAAYLKNHGRVHTGEKPFKCSVCGMQFSQSPHLKNHERIHSGERPYQCEVCEKTFARHSTLWNHRRIHTGEKPYRCNICGSAFNQATHLKNHAKVHTGEKPHRCDICEIGFSDRFALKRHRAIHEKYGQTARNQNANNPSNAQQANASNQQQQQQQQQQPQQAQQGQQVVVVNATTPVTVSQGQGQAVMLEEVYKCQVTFPEPK; encoded by the exons AT GGTCAAAGGCAACACATCAATGGCCCTAGAATCAAATGGCAACAACGTGGTGTGGTTGAACACAACCCGTCCTGATCAAATACAACAG AGCCAACCAATCGAGCAGCCAGTGAAGTGTTCCATGTTTACTCAAACCGAGCAAACCAATAGTTTTACTCAGACGGAGCAGAGCAATTCAAGCTACGGCGATCAGAGACag CAGCAAGCAGCCATGTTTGATCCACAACAAATACAGCAGCAACAAGCTGCTCAAGGTCAACAATCGCAGCAGCAACAATCTCAACAGATGTATGTTACGACAGACAAGAAAGAGGACAAATCCCAGCAGCAATCAGCAACTGCGGACTTCCCTTTCTATTACAATGTCAACATGCTTCAAAAGGTTCAAACAAATGCGGTGAGCACAATTGGTGCGATCACAACTGACGACAAGGGTTGTTATCGTTTTGATGTGCAACCTGTCGGTTATAACACATTATTGAATCAGATGAGTATTGCGGCTGCTACCAATGCGACCTTCAAATGTGACATTTGTGGTTTGGTCTTTGGACATATGAGTTTGCTGAATCATCACAAACGGATTCATAATACAACACCTAGTAATCTTCAACAACAACCACAACAAGTTGTTGTACAAACACCTACAACAGTTACTGTTGCAACTACACCAGAAAGACCATATACCTGTGATGTGTGTGGAGCTTGTTTTGCATTACCAGGAGAATTAAAGAGCCATAAGACAAATATGCACCAAAAGCCAAAAGTGCAAATTTGCGAAGATTGTGGCAGTGAAGACCCCTGTGAACATCAtcctacaaaaattaaaaaaa ctATCAAGCCTGGTCATCATCCTGTGAAACGAAGGGGTGTTACCAGTGTAACTAAATGCCATAAATGTAATGGCacaggaataatttttattg GTGGTAAACAGAACAGTCAAAATCAAGCAGAGAAGCCATTTCATTGTAATGTGTGTGATGGAACATTCTCCAGATATTCGTCACTTTGGTCCCATAAGAGACTCCATTCTGGAGATAAACCATTCAAGTGTGAAGTTTGTGGTTTGGCTTTTGCAAAag ctGCCTATCTAAAAAATCATGGACGAGTGCATACTGGTGAAAAACCATTCAAATGTAGTGTTTGTGGTATGCAGTTCTCGCAAAGTCCTCATTTAAAGAATCATGAAAGAATTCATTCTGGTGAACGTCCTTATCAGTGTGAAGTGTGTGAAAAAACATTCGCCAGACATTCAACTCTTTGGAATCATAGAAGAATTCATACCGGTGAAAAACCTTATAGATGTAATATATGTGGTTCGGCCTTTAATCAAGCTACACATCTGAAAAATCATGCAAAAGTTCATACTGGTGAAAAACCACACAg atGTGATATATGTGAGATTGGATTTTCCGACCGCTTTGCATTAAAGCGTCATCGTGCAATTCATGAAAAGTACGGTCAAACTGCTCGAAATCAGAATGCGAATAATCCAAGTAACGCACAGCAAGCGAATGCGAGTAatcagcagcaacaacaacagcaacaacagcagccCCAACAAGCTCAGCAAGGTCAACAGGTTGTTGTAGTGAATGCCACAACTCCTGTTACAGTGAGTCAAGGTCAAGGGCAAGCGGTAATGCTCGAAGAAGTCTACAAGTGTCAGGTGACCTTCCCAGAGCCTAAATGA
- the LOC409573 gene encoding zinc finger protein 260 isoform X5: protein MFTQTEQTNSFTQTEQSNSSYGDQRQQQAAMFDPQQIQQQQAAQGQQSQQQQSQQMYVTTDKKEDKSQQQSATADFPFYYNVNMLQKVQTNAVSTIGAITTDDKGCYRFDVQPVGYNTLLNQMSIAAATNATFKCDICGLVFGHMSLLNHHKRIHNTTPSNLQQQPQQVVVQTPTTVTVATTPERPYTCDVCGACFALPGELKSHKTNMHQKPKVQICEDCGSEDPCEHHPTKIKKTIKPGHHPVKRRGVTSVTKCHKCNGTGIIFIGKHDEKLDSGISSLAKCGGCKATGRIIIGSGKQNSQNQAEKPFHCNVCDGTFSRYSSLWSHKRLHSGDKPFKCEVCGLAFAKAAYLKNHGRVHTGEKPFKCSVCGMQFSQSPHLKNHERIHSGERPYQCEVCEKTFARHSTLWNHRRIHTGEKPYRCNICGSAFNQATHLKNHAKVHTGEKPHRCDICEIGFSDRFALKRHRAIHEKYGQTARNQNANNPSNAQQANASNQQQQQQQQQQPQQAQQGQQVVVVNATTPVTVSQGQGQAVMLEEVYKCQVTFPEPK from the exons ATGTTTACTCAAACCGAGCAAACCAATAGTTTTACTCAGACGGAGCAGAGCAATTCAAGCTACGGCGATCAGAGACag CAGCAAGCAGCCATGTTTGATCCACAACAAATACAGCAGCAACAAGCTGCTCAAGGTCAACAATCGCAGCAGCAACAATCTCAACAGATGTATGTTACGACAGACAAGAAAGAGGACAAATCCCAGCAGCAATCAGCAACTGCGGACTTCCCTTTCTATTACAATGTCAACATGCTTCAAAAGGTTCAAACAAATGCGGTGAGCACAATTGGTGCGATCACAACTGACGACAAGGGTTGTTATCGTTTTGATGTGCAACCTGTCGGTTATAACACATTATTGAATCAGATGAGTATTGCGGCTGCTACCAATGCGACCTTCAAATGTGACATTTGTGGTTTGGTCTTTGGACATATGAGTTTGCTGAATCATCACAAACGGATTCATAATACAACACCTAGTAATCTTCAACAACAACCACAACAAGTTGTTGTACAAACACCTACAACAGTTACTGTTGCAACTACACCAGAAAGACCATATACCTGTGATGTGTGTGGAGCTTGTTTTGCATTACCAGGAGAATTAAAGAGCCATAAGACAAATATGCACCAAAAGCCAAAAGTGCAAATTTGCGAAGATTGTGGCAGTGAAGACCCCTGTGAACATCAtcctacaaaaattaaaaaaa ctATCAAGCCTGGTCATCATCCTGTGAAACGAAGGGGTGTTACCAGTGTAACTAAATGCCATAAATGTAATGGCacaggaataatttttattg GTAAACACGACGAAAAACTAGATTCTGGAATCAGTTCCCTCGCAAAGTGTGGCGGCTGCAAGGCAACAGGCCGCATCATCATAGGAA GTGGTAAACAGAACAGTCAAAATCAAGCAGAGAAGCCATTTCATTGTAATGTGTGTGATGGAACATTCTCCAGATATTCGTCACTTTGGTCCCATAAGAGACTCCATTCTGGAGATAAACCATTCAAGTGTGAAGTTTGTGGTTTGGCTTTTGCAAAag ctGCCTATCTAAAAAATCATGGACGAGTGCATACTGGTGAAAAACCATTCAAATGTAGTGTTTGTGGTATGCAGTTCTCGCAAAGTCCTCATTTAAAGAATCATGAAAGAATTCATTCTGGTGAACGTCCTTATCAGTGTGAAGTGTGTGAAAAAACATTCGCCAGACATTCAACTCTTTGGAATCATAGAAGAATTCATACCGGTGAAAAACCTTATAGATGTAATATATGTGGTTCGGCCTTTAATCAAGCTACACATCTGAAAAATCATGCAAAAGTTCATACTGGTGAAAAACCACACAg atGTGATATATGTGAGATTGGATTTTCCGACCGCTTTGCATTAAAGCGTCATCGTGCAATTCATGAAAAGTACGGTCAAACTGCTCGAAATCAGAATGCGAATAATCCAAGTAACGCACAGCAAGCGAATGCGAGTAatcagcagcaacaacaacagcaacaacagcagccCCAACAAGCTCAGCAAGGTCAACAGGTTGTTGTAGTGAATGCCACAACTCCTGTTACAGTGAGTCAAGGTCAAGGGCAAGCGGTAATGCTCGAAGAAGTCTACAAGTGTCAGGTGACCTTCCCAGAGCCTAAATGA